The Salvelinus alpinus chromosome 28, SLU_Salpinus.1, whole genome shotgun sequence genome includes a window with the following:
- the fam43b gene encoding protein FAM43B: protein MLPWKRSKFVLVQDEAKIKPKRLIAGLTYQSILSSLMRSCPDLLPDSTTFNWLGSIFQTKRQKVELNKEEPTYTVRYLGSIVTITAKGGGCTQDPVAKIWQRSNYGEHSVKMRLTVGPQGIQMGTDKTGKKKPTNLYSLNRITYCTADPCRPKILAWIYRHQVKNKAVVLRCHAVLVSKSEKARAIAHSLYQTSTSAFSEFKRLKRQSDFRHCQQQLLGEDMVPLMPLRRLLNGQCHYRPPADSPGGPSTTGLCSIAEEEEEEEEEEEEEEEDEREVEEEGYEADEETLSDTDLTHSYGSCEMNLGDIFDGLDECYINININISDSNNNTLTFVSSLV from the coding sequence ATGCTGCCCTGGAAAAGAAGTAAGTTTGTTCTGGTGCAGGATGAGGCCAAGATCAAGCCTAAGAGACTGATAGCTGGGCTGACCTACcagtccatcctctcctccctgatgCGCTCCTGTCCCGACCTGCTCCCCGACTCGACCACCTTCAACTGGCTGGGCTCCATCTTCCAGACCAAGAGGCAGAAGGTGGAACTCAACAAGGAGGAGCCCACCTACACCGTACGTTACCTGGGGAGCATTGTCACCATCACGGCTAAAGGAGGAGGCTGTACACAGGACCCAGTGGCTAAGATCTGGCAAAGGAGTAACTACGGAGAGCATAGCGTCAAGATGAGATTAACCGTGGGACCTCAGGGAATCCAGATGGGCACCGACAAGACGGGCAAGAAGAAACCCACCAACCTCTACTCTCTGAACCGGATCACCTACTGCACAGCTGACCCCTGCCGACCCAAGATCCTAGCCTGGATCTACAGACATCAAGTCAAGAACAAGGCTGTGGTTCTCAGGTGCCATGCCGTTCTAGTCAGCAAGTCGGAGAAGGCCAGGGCCATCGCACATAGTCTTTACCAGACGTCCACCTCAGCCTTCAGTGAGTTCAAGCGGCTGAAGAGGCAGAGTGATTTCAGGCACTGCCAACAGCAGCTGCTGGGGGAGGACATGGTGCCGTTGATGCCCCTAAGGAGGCTGCTCAATGGGCAGTGCCACTACCGGCCACCTGCCGACAGCCCTGGAGGCCCCAGTACCACCGGTCTCTGCTCCATcgcagaggaggaagaagaggaggaggaggaagaggaggaagaggaagaagatgaaagggaggtggaggaagaggggtaCGAGGCGGATGAGGAAACTCTATCGGACACTGACCTAACTCATTCATATGGGTCATGTGAGATGAACCTAGGGGACATATTTGATGGACTGGACGAGTGTTATATCAACATCAACATAAACATCAGcgacagcaacaacaacacactgACATTTGTCAGCTCTCTAGTGTGA